In Streptomyces nojiriensis, one genomic interval encodes:
- a CDS encoding VOC family protein: MLAMEVALTRQEASDAVGDRGWRLLLGTLRTSVSVGSLAAATEVATTAVTACGDDADRHLHIDLRPRKVVLTLQSSDHAAVTNDDIELAHRISAAVHEKGLRTEPDIGTGAPRSVQLLEIAIDALDIAAIRPFWRAVLGYTGEAGADGPNDPLVDPLGQGPAVWFQQMELARPQRNRIHIDVSTPHDEAPRRIEAALAAGGQLVSAAHAPAFWVLSDPEGNEACVSTWQGRDG; encoded by the coding sequence ATGCTCGCCATGGAAGTAGCACTCACGCGACAGGAAGCCTCGGACGCGGTCGGCGACCGGGGATGGCGCCTTCTGCTGGGCACCTTGCGGACATCCGTTTCGGTCGGGTCGCTAGCGGCGGCAACGGAGGTGGCGACAACTGCCGTCACGGCATGCGGTGACGATGCCGACCGGCACCTTCACATCGACCTCCGGCCCCGAAAGGTCGTCCTCACCCTGCAATCGTCGGACCACGCCGCGGTGACCAACGACGACATCGAGCTCGCGCACCGGATCTCCGCTGCCGTCCATGAGAAGGGACTCAGGACGGAACCCGACATCGGCACAGGGGCGCCGCGGTCGGTACAGCTCCTGGAGATCGCGATCGACGCACTCGACATCGCCGCGATCCGGCCGTTCTGGCGGGCGGTCCTGGGCTACACGGGTGAGGCGGGAGCCGACGGGCCCAACGATCCGCTCGTCGATCCCCTCGGACAGGGCCCCGCGGTCTGGTTCCAGCAGATGGAACTCGCGCGTCCGCAGCGCAACCGCATCCACATCGACGTCAGCACCCCGCACGACGAGGCGCCCCGACGGATCGAGGCCGCGCTGGCGGCCGGTGGCCAACTCGTCTCCGCGGCCCATGCCCCAGCCTTCTGGGTACTCTCCGATCCCGAAGGCAACGAGGCCTGCGTGTCCACCTGGCAGGGCAGGGACGGCTGA
- a CDS encoding alpha/beta fold hydrolase — MPENTTRVRRDIGHYVNDELRDRYFATCDALYAKGAPARSETEVETSFGTTHVYRYGPADPAAESRTPVVLIHGSGGCSAQWYPNTLALSAERPVYALDTPGDPGRSIQREPMWQPERAAQWMDEALDALGLDKVHLVGSSYGGWLVINQAHLRPERLTSVTALDPGGLEKVGLRFFVWIFASLFATYAPKAWRPRLAKWLEQPVIVVPELRAMIQASVKAFRIRRPAPLPLSDAELGSIRTPFYLIMGKRSLLVHPKRQLERVPRLIPGARAEIVAATGHGPQIDHPDLVNARMLGFMEDIDSLDPAAARGARGA; from the coding sequence GTGCCCGAGAACACGACCCGAGTACGCCGCGACATCGGTCACTACGTGAATGACGAGCTGCGCGACCGGTACTTCGCCACCTGCGACGCCCTTTACGCGAAGGGCGCGCCCGCTCGCTCCGAGACGGAGGTCGAGACGAGCTTCGGCACCACCCACGTCTACCGGTACGGCCCCGCCGATCCGGCAGCCGAGTCACGCACGCCCGTGGTCCTGATACACGGTTCGGGAGGCTGCTCCGCCCAGTGGTACCCCAACACCCTTGCCCTCAGCGCCGAGCGTCCCGTCTACGCCCTCGACACTCCCGGCGACCCCGGCCGCAGCATCCAGCGCGAGCCCATGTGGCAGCCCGAGCGCGCGGCTCAGTGGATGGACGAGGCCCTCGACGCGCTGGGCCTCGACAAGGTCCACCTGGTCGGTTCCTCGTACGGCGGCTGGCTGGTCATCAACCAGGCCCACCTTCGGCCCGAACGCCTTACCTCGGTCACGGCCCTCGACCCGGGCGGCCTGGAGAAGGTCGGCCTGCGCTTCTTCGTATGGATCTTCGCCAGCCTCTTCGCCACCTACGCCCCCAAGGCGTGGCGCCCCCGCCTCGCCAAGTGGCTGGAGCAGCCGGTGATCGTCGTCCCCGAGCTCCGCGCGATGATCCAGGCCAGCGTGAAGGCCTTCCGGATCCGCCGCCCCGCCCCGCTGCCGCTGTCGGACGCAGAACTGGGCTCCATCCGGACGCCGTTCTACCTGATCATGGGCAAGCGCAGTCTGCTCGTACACCCCAAGCGGCAGCTGGAACGGGTACCGCGCCTGATTCCCGGCGCCCGCGCCGAGATCGTCGCCGCGACCGGCCACGGGCCGCAGATCGACCACCCCGACCTGGTCAACGCCCGGATGCTGGGCTTCATGGAGGACATCGACTCCCTCGATCCGGCGGCGGCACGGGGTGCCAGGGGCGCGTAG
- a CDS encoding DUF1330 domain-containing protein, producing MAKGYWVSVYRTIADPERLAAYDKLASPAVRAAGGRLLSRGSRVVAHDAGIAERTVLVEFDSFEQAVAARASAAYQEALAALADGVERDFRIIEGLD from the coding sequence GTGGCCAAGGGCTACTGGGTCAGCGTCTACCGCACCATCGCAGACCCTGAGAGGCTTGCCGCCTACGACAAGCTGGCCAGTCCAGCCGTCAGGGCCGCGGGCGGGCGGCTGCTCTCCCGCGGCAGCCGGGTCGTCGCACACGACGCCGGAATCGCCGAGCGCACCGTCCTGGTCGAGTTCGACAGCTTCGAACAGGCGGTCGCCGCACGCGCGAGTGCGGCCTACCAGGAGGCGCTGGCCGCACTTGCCGACGGCGTCGAGCGCGACTTCCGCATCATCGAAGGCCTCGACTGA
- a CDS encoding helicase produces the protein MGGVLGRGVVKQLPDSTEHRTGIRRANQKAHRDQLHPDQLRALAKAGIDWAQ, from the coding sequence ATGGGCGGCGTGCTGGGCCGCGGCGTCGTCAAGCAGCTGCCCGACAGCACCGAACACCGCACCGGCATCCGGCGCGCCAACCAGAAAGCACACCGCGACCAACTCCACCCCGACCAGCTGCGCGCACTCGCCAAGGCCGGCATCGACTGGGCGCAGTAG
- a CDS encoding DUF6262 family protein: protein MLPPKQVCSTGNACLTCDKFVTDASHRAELEHRLAQTEALITCRQAQFVAHHGEPMGEDNVWLAGRLTETRALRMVDHMSPLPKHLQQATRSRTENAERRARAAVAQLAKVGQPISFAAVARQAGVSTDFLYKRPDLRTLIERHRSKLTQAPAASPLAG, encoded by the coding sequence ATGTTGCCGCCCAAGCAGGTCTGTTCCACAGGCAATGCCTGCCTGACCTGCGACAAATTCGTCACCGACGCCAGCCACCGTGCCGAACTCGAGCACCGGCTTGCCCAGACCGAGGCGCTGATCACCTGCCGACAGGCACAGTTCGTCGCTCACCACGGCGAGCCCATGGGCGAAGACAATGTCTGGCTGGCCGGCCGTCTGACAGAGACTCGTGCCCTGAGGATGGTCGACCACATGAGCCCGTTACCGAAGCATCTACAACAGGCCACCCGCTCACGCACCGAGAACGCCGAGAGGCGCGCCCGCGCCGCCGTCGCACAACTGGCCAAGGTTGGGCAGCCCATCAGCTTTGCCGCCGTCGCCCGCCAAGCGGGGGTAAGTACCGACTTCCTCTACAAGCGCCCGGATCTTCGCACCCTGATCGAACGACACCGTTCGAAACTTACCCAAGCGCCGGCTGCGAGCCCCCTTGCCGGCTGA
- a CDS encoding TetR/AcrR family transcriptional regulator, whose product MSESSGQQGRRLARKRLTADDWADAALAALVERGLAAVAVEPLAAGLGTTKGSFYWHFANRDALVAAALARWEESSTERIIRAMEAVEPDPAARLDALLRGATAAAVDDPRDVRLLAASDHPEVAAALARVTERRVGYLAHLFELLGFPAPEARRRGFFAYTSYLGHAQLAHAVPGAVPTDPAYLAEVSAALLKR is encoded by the coding sequence GTGAGCGAATCATCCGGCCAGCAGGGGCGCCGCCTCGCCCGCAAGCGGCTCACCGCCGACGACTGGGCCGACGCCGCCCTTGCCGCGCTGGTCGAACGCGGCCTCGCCGCAGTGGCGGTGGAGCCGCTCGCGGCCGGACTCGGCACCACCAAAGGCAGCTTCTACTGGCACTTCGCCAACCGCGATGCCCTCGTCGCCGCCGCACTCGCGCGCTGGGAGGAGTCGTCCACCGAGCGGATCATCCGAGCGATGGAGGCGGTCGAGCCCGACCCCGCCGCCCGGCTCGACGCGCTCCTGCGCGGGGCAACCGCCGCCGCGGTCGACGACCCGCGGGACGTGCGGCTGCTGGCTGCCAGCGACCATCCCGAGGTTGCGGCCGCACTCGCCCGCGTCACCGAACGCAGGGTCGGCTACCTCGCCCACCTCTTCGAACTGCTCGGATTCCCTGCCCCCGAGGCGCGCCGCCGCGGCTTCTTCGCCTACACGAGCTACCTGGGCCACGCCCAGCTCGCCCATGCGGTGCCGGGCGCCGTGCCCACCGACCCCGCGTATCTGGCCGAGGTGTCGGCCGCACTGCTCAAGCGCTGA
- a CDS encoding DUF2867 domain-containing protein → MRAVRNVHERIIPAPADCVGALLDRVSAPDDPIFPTPVWPAMVLDHPLGVGADGGHGRVRYRVTAYVPGRSVRFDTTGAAMGQGYHRFDVEPLGAERCRVVHILELTMPVRRFLQWKTAIQPVHDTMIEEVFDNIERGALGRPPHAPTRRRPRALLVNWLFWARPRAVPVPSHARLLHEDVPRPDFADAWRLPMLPGMSRDPRDWRHVLPFPVRGTADRELMTGKDASHLDFRSSIVIEDDTVTLATAVRLHNTRGRLYFAVAGLAHPYMARLMLRRAHRRLAFTARPAGERNAGASADLRPGGEAPVTGAQAQ, encoded by the coding sequence ATGCGCGCGGTACGCAACGTTCACGAACGGATCATCCCGGCACCAGCCGACTGCGTCGGGGCGCTCCTCGACCGGGTGTCTGCACCCGACGACCCCATCTTCCCCACCCCGGTCTGGCCTGCGATGGTCCTCGACCATCCGCTTGGCGTCGGCGCGGATGGCGGCCACGGCCGGGTCCGGTACCGCGTCACCGCGTACGTGCCGGGCCGCTCCGTACGCTTCGACACCACCGGTGCGGCGATGGGGCAGGGGTATCACCGTTTCGACGTCGAACCGCTCGGCGCTGAACGGTGCCGGGTCGTCCACATCCTCGAACTGACGATGCCGGTACGGCGGTTTCTCCAGTGGAAGACGGCGATCCAGCCGGTGCACGACACGATGATCGAGGAGGTCTTCGACAACATCGAACGGGGCGCCCTCGGCCGTCCGCCCCACGCGCCGACCCGTCGACGGCCGCGCGCACTGCTGGTCAACTGGCTGTTCTGGGCCCGTCCGCGCGCCGTTCCCGTGCCTTCACACGCCCGGCTGCTGCACGAGGACGTACCTCGGCCGGACTTCGCCGACGCCTGGCGCCTGCCCATGCTGCCGGGGATGTCCCGCGACCCACGGGACTGGAGGCACGTGCTGCCGTTCCCCGTACGCGGCACCGCCGACCGCGAGCTCATGACCGGCAAGGACGCATCCCACCTGGACTTCCGCTCCTCGATCGTGATCGAGGACGACACCGTGACCCTGGCAACGGCCGTACGACTCCACAACACCCGTGGACGCCTGTACTTTGCGGTGGCGGGCCTCGCCCACCCGTATATGGCACGCCTGATGCTGCGCCGAGCTCACCGCCGGCTTGCCTTCACGGCGCGACCGGCGGGCGAGCGGAACGCCGGGGCGTCGGCCGACCTGCGGCCCGGAGGTGAGGCTCCGGTGACTGGAGCACAAGCGCAGTAG
- a CDS encoding MarR family winged helix-turn-helix transcriptional regulator: MSRRDAAHGASDAIGSALYGLATRAVRRLPRDMSLTSAATLATLDKTGPRRITDLAVAEGVTQPAMTVLVRVMEESGLVERKGDPSDKRVTLVCLTEAGASYVRTRRQAGVDAYARLIDELTGDEVEALAAALPALLHLAELESHAREESDR, encoded by the coding sequence ATGAGTCGCCGAGACGCCGCGCACGGCGCTTCCGATGCCATCGGGTCAGCCCTCTACGGTCTGGCCACCAGGGCCGTGAGACGCCTTCCCCGCGACATGAGCCTGACGTCCGCCGCCACCTTGGCCACCCTGGACAAGACCGGCCCGCGACGGATCACCGATCTGGCGGTGGCCGAGGGCGTCACCCAGCCCGCGATGACCGTCCTGGTCCGGGTGATGGAGGAATCCGGGCTGGTCGAGCGGAAGGGCGATCCGTCCGACAAGCGGGTCACGCTGGTGTGCCTGACCGAGGCCGGCGCGTCGTACGTCCGGACGCGACGCCAGGCGGGCGTCGACGCGTACGCGCGGTTGATCGACGAACTCACCGGTGACGAGGTCGAGGCCTTGGCAGCAGCCCTTCCGGCTCTGCTGCATCTGGCGGAGCTCGAAAGCCACGCCCGAGAGGAGTCGGACCGGTGA
- a CDS encoding TetR/AcrR family transcriptional regulator, producing MPKRVDHEERRTQIAEALIQVAGRRGLHAVGMRDVAAEAGVSLRLVQYYFETKEKLLFYGLQHLTDRFTARVGARLAAVGPDPGPRATIEALLLASLPTDPESRTFHLLYSSYSILSATDGALAAQPFIDNPDAAENALTGLIEGAQAAGLADPGADARTEAISLLAMTATMGTSILVAQRTPESANAVLRHHLDRIFTASGHTAPDAGQRKDANICP from the coding sequence ATGCCGAAGCGCGTGGACCACGAGGAACGGCGCACGCAGATCGCCGAAGCGCTCATCCAAGTCGCGGGGCGGCGAGGGCTGCACGCCGTCGGCATGCGCGACGTGGCCGCCGAGGCCGGTGTATCCCTCCGGCTCGTGCAGTACTACTTCGAGACCAAGGAGAAGCTGCTCTTCTACGGGCTCCAGCACCTGACCGACCGCTTCACCGCCCGTGTGGGCGCCCGCCTGGCCGCCGTCGGCCCGGACCCGGGCCCGCGCGCGACGATCGAGGCGCTGCTGCTGGCATCCCTGCCGACCGACCCGGAGAGCCGGACCTTCCACCTCCTGTACAGCTCCTACTCGATCCTGTCCGCGACCGACGGAGCGCTCGCCGCCCAGCCGTTCATCGACAACCCCGACGCGGCCGAGAACGCCCTCACCGGCCTGATCGAAGGAGCCCAGGCGGCAGGCCTGGCCGATCCCGGCGCCGACGCACGCACCGAGGCCATCAGCCTGCTCGCCATGACCGCGACCATGGGCACCAGCATCCTCGTCGCCCAACGGACACCAGAGTCAGCCAACGCCGTACTCCGCCACCACCTCGACCGCATCTTCACCGCCAGCGGCCACACCGCCCCGGACGCAGGCCAACGGAAAGACGCCAATATCTGTCCGTAA
- a CDS encoding GNAT family N-acetyltransferase: MADDLLLVRARELWVELAGTPVAFRSSGGAKVVVAPGSRLSPSSWIGIVRIGDAAIVTVPSVRVAGILDDAARKMTHKEIVEIARLRAVLPVLDVLGPASPFYLGRDGFLPVHEGAGVEQLPIGDGGLSALLARTGEEDARESDLEDISSPAFCLRRGDEVVAAAGYQSWPRSVAHLSVLVAPPKKVMGSPRLISVRIAFSAASVLA, translated from the coding sequence ATGGCTGACGATCTCTTGCTCGTTCGCGCCAGGGAACTGTGGGTGGAGCTGGCGGGCACACCGGTCGCATTCCGTTCCTCAGGAGGGGCGAAGGTTGTGGTCGCGCCCGGGTCACGGTTGTCTCCGTCGTCGTGGATTGGGATCGTACGGATCGGTGACGCTGCCATCGTCACTGTGCCGAGCGTGCGGGTTGCCGGGATCTTGGACGACGCCGCGCGGAAAATGACCCACAAAGAGATCGTCGAAATCGCTCGTCTGCGTGCGGTGCTGCCTGTTCTCGATGTCCTCGGGCCAGCTTCGCCCTTCTATCTCGGCCGGGACGGCTTTCTTCCTGTGCATGAAGGTGCCGGGGTCGAACAGTTGCCGATCGGTGACGGCGGCCTGTCCGCGCTGCTGGCCCGGACCGGGGAAGAAGACGCTCGCGAGAGCGATCTGGAGGACATCTCTTCTCCTGCGTTCTGTCTTCGCCGAGGCGATGAGGTAGTAGCTGCCGCCGGATACCAGTCCTGGCCGCGATCGGTGGCCCACCTGAGTGTGCTGGTTGCCCCGCCTAAAAAAGTGATGGGTTCGCCTCGCTTGATCAGTGTGCGGATCGCCTTCTCCGCCGCCTCCGTCTTGGCCTGA
- a CDS encoding MFS transporter: MSAALIRSEARLLVPALMFIALVVAAVASLGTPLITSVATTFHVSLDSAQWTLTIALLSGAVATPVLGRLGTGPHRRATILGTLAVVVVGSALTVLPLPFAWLLVGRAAQGVGLGLTALMMGVARDHLPEERGAATIALISVVSIIGAGIGYPLAALLAEFGGLRAAYGLGLLVTAVAFVTAWRSMPAAPEGRSAHVNVAGALVLAGGLLLVLFLAGERSLWSRHLAVAVTLAVSAVLLLCLWTVSELRTKTPLVDVRAVRHPAVAGANIAMFVGGSGMYLLLTLITRYAQTPHSAGYGFGLTTFVAGLVLIPFSVLGFVAGKLTPRVRERIDGPLLLAGSAAIVGGGFVLFATARSNLAELLAAMGVLGFGVGSFSAAMPGVILAVTPESETSSAMSLNYVVRSVGYSLGSAIGGLVLAAGTATGRLFPNDDAYTTAALVGVAAMAITTMASLTLARRRSLEINPITAPVGVPGPGRSSRTGS, translated from the coding sequence ATGAGCGCTGCCCTGATACGTTCCGAGGCACGTCTGCTGGTCCCCGCCCTGATGTTCATCGCCCTGGTCGTGGCGGCGGTCGCCAGCCTCGGGACGCCGCTCATCACCAGCGTGGCGACCACGTTCCACGTCTCCCTCGACAGCGCGCAGTGGACGCTGACCATCGCCCTGCTCAGCGGCGCCGTCGCCACACCCGTCCTCGGCCGGCTCGGAACCGGTCCGCACCGGCGGGCCACGATTCTCGGCACGCTGGCGGTCGTCGTCGTCGGCAGCGCGCTCACCGTGCTGCCGCTGCCGTTCGCCTGGCTGCTCGTGGGCAGAGCGGCCCAAGGCGTCGGACTCGGTCTCACGGCGCTGATGATGGGCGTGGCCCGCGACCATCTTCCCGAGGAGCGCGGCGCGGCCACGATCGCCCTGATCTCAGTGGTCTCCATCATCGGAGCCGGCATCGGCTACCCGCTGGCCGCGCTGCTCGCCGAGTTCGGCGGCCTGCGGGCCGCCTACGGCCTCGGCCTGCTCGTCACCGCCGTCGCCTTCGTGACCGCCTGGCGCTCCATGCCCGCAGCTCCCGAAGGCCGCTCCGCTCACGTGAACGTGGCCGGTGCGCTCGTCCTGGCGGGTGGGCTGCTCCTCGTCCTCTTCCTGGCCGGCGAGAGGAGCCTGTGGAGCCGACACCTCGCCGTGGCGGTGACCCTTGCCGTCTCCGCCGTACTCCTGCTCTGCCTCTGGACCGTTTCCGAACTGCGAACCAAGACGCCCCTGGTCGACGTCAGGGCGGTACGGCACCCGGCGGTCGCCGGGGCGAACATCGCCATGTTCGTCGGCGGGAGCGGCATGTACCTCCTGCTCACGCTCATCACCCGCTACGCGCAGACGCCGCACAGCGCCGGCTACGGCTTCGGACTGACCACCTTCGTGGCGGGGCTGGTCCTCATCCCGTTCTCCGTGCTGGGGTTCGTCGCCGGCAAGCTCACGCCGCGGGTCCGCGAACGGATCGACGGCCCCCTGCTCCTGGCCGGCAGCGCCGCCATCGTCGGCGGCGGGTTCGTCCTGTTCGCCACCGCCCGGTCCAACCTGGCCGAACTGCTCGCGGCCATGGGCGTGCTGGGCTTCGGCGTCGGCAGCTTCTCGGCCGCCATGCCCGGCGTCATCCTGGCCGTCACCCCCGAGAGCGAGACGTCGAGCGCCATGAGCCTCAACTACGTCGTCCGCAGCGTCGGGTACTCCCTGGGCAGCGCCATCGGCGGTCTGGTCCTGGCCGCCGGCACCGCCACGGGCCGCCTCTTCCCGAACGACGACGCCTACACGACCGCGGCGCTGGTCGGCGTCGCCGCGATGGCGATCACGACGATGGCCAGCCTCACCCTCGCCCGCCGACGCTCGCTTGAGATCAATCCGATCACAGCCCCAGTCGGTGTGCCGGGCCCGGGCAGGTCGAGTCGAACCGGAAGCTGA
- a CDS encoding dienelactone hydrolase family protein, whose translation MTTITTRTVEYPADGLTMTGHLALPAGVDRRPAVLLGPEGMGLSDVERRRADALAELGYVALAFDLHGGRYLGDPEEMLARCLPLLADPDRMRGIGHAALDVLRTEPRTDPDRIAAVGYGTGGAIGLELGRGGVNLRAIGTVNALTTGRPGEAARIRCPVWAGVGSEDPIMPPAQRNAFTAEMQAAGIDWRLTVYGGALHAFHHPPVDHPTVPGVGYHPRHAQRAWRDVVDLLAECLPVTEALGA comes from the coding sequence ATGACGACGATCACGACGCGCACGGTCGAGTACCCGGCCGACGGTTTGACGATGACCGGGCACCTCGCGCTCCCGGCCGGTGTCGACCGCCGGCCCGCGGTGCTGCTCGGACCAGAGGGCATGGGGCTCAGTGACGTCGAGCGCCGCCGGGCCGACGCTCTCGCCGAGCTGGGATATGTAGCGCTGGCCTTCGACCTTCATGGCGGGCGCTATTTGGGTGACCCCGAGGAGATGCTGGCCCGTTGCCTGCCGTTGCTCGCTGATCCCGACCGGATGCGGGGCATCGGCCATGCGGCGCTCGACGTGCTGCGCACCGAACCGCGGACCGACCCCGACCGGATCGCCGCCGTCGGCTACGGCACCGGGGGCGCCATCGGGCTGGAACTCGGGCGCGGCGGCGTCAACCTGCGCGCGATCGGGACAGTCAACGCACTGACCACGGGCCGACCGGGCGAGGCGGCGCGCATTCGCTGCCCGGTGTGGGCCGGGGTCGGGTCGGAAGACCCGATCATGCCGCCCGCGCAACGGAACGCGTTCACCGCCGAGATGCAGGCCGCGGGCATCGACTGGCGCCTCACGGTCTACGGCGGCGCCCTGCACGCCTTCCACCACCCACCGGTCGACCACCCCACGGTCCCCGGCGTCGGCTACCACCCACGGCACGCACAGCGAGCCTGGCGCGACGTCGTCGACCTGCTCGCCGAGTGCCTGCCGGTGACGGAGGCTCTGGGGGCATGA